One Thiohalomonas denitrificans DNA segment encodes these proteins:
- a CDS encoding sensor histidine kinase, with the protein MKNRANFIRVGLLTLLFASSLAAADVRIGVLNYRGAEQVMETWGGTVEYLRRALPDREFRLLPLDFVALDAALSAGELDFVLTNPGNYVQLEAAYGISRIATVESSITDDPNYSIGSAVVVRRDNQALQELDDLKDHSLLAVDRGAFGGYQVAEASLRAAGVEPGDLRLRFIGFPMDRVAHAVAAGEADAGILRACLLERMVVEGQLPPGELRVLAPQNHYGFRCTASTPLYPDWPFAKARDTSRELAKRVTQALFALESDEAPAAFTGWTIPVDYQPVHDLFRRLELPPYSRDSQMTPVEMVRRYWPWLLGLLLSAVWMVWHTARVEQQVRVRTAQLSAANERLKQAMQEQAAAERVIRQREAELAHAARVNTVGELAAGMAHEVNQPLAAIGNYAEGCLVRLRQQEAAPELIDALREIDTQAARAGAIVHRLRSFLRKEEPRPVPIDLNDAVIEAVSLFAPEAHRHHVALRTVLAPSLPRVCGESIQLEQVVLNLMRNALEVLEEAECERREIEVISARVADGVRVTVMDSGPGLSEEARQHLFEPFFTTKPQGMGLGLSISRSIIEAHGGGLAVADAPNGGAALEFTLPVAKDDHEL; encoded by the coding sequence ATGAAAAATAGAGCGAACTTTATCCGCGTTGGCCTTTTGACGCTTCTGTTCGCCTCCTCTTTGGCTGCCGCCGATGTACGTATCGGGGTCCTCAACTATCGCGGCGCCGAGCAGGTGATGGAGACCTGGGGCGGTACCGTTGAATACCTGCGACGGGCCCTTCCCGACCGGGAATTTCGCTTGCTGCCTCTCGACTTTGTGGCACTGGATGCGGCGCTGTCCGCCGGAGAGTTGGACTTCGTACTCACCAATCCCGGCAATTATGTGCAGCTGGAGGCCGCATACGGTATCTCGCGCATCGCCACTGTAGAGTCGAGCATCACCGATGACCCGAATTACAGCATTGGCTCGGCTGTGGTCGTACGCCGGGACAATCAGGCTCTGCAAGAACTGGATGATCTGAAGGACCATTCTCTGCTGGCCGTGGACCGCGGCGCGTTCGGCGGCTATCAGGTGGCGGAGGCATCGCTGCGGGCAGCCGGAGTTGAACCCGGGGACCTTCGGCTTCGTTTCATCGGTTTCCCCATGGACCGTGTGGCCCATGCGGTCGCTGCCGGGGAAGCAGACGCCGGTATCCTGCGGGCCTGTCTGCTGGAAAGGATGGTGGTCGAGGGACAGCTGCCGCCGGGAGAATTGCGGGTGCTGGCGCCGCAAAACCACTACGGCTTCCGTTGCACCGCTTCGACTCCCCTCTATCCGGACTGGCCGTTCGCGAAGGCCCGGGACACGTCACGCGAGTTGGCGAAACGGGTGACACAGGCACTGTTTGCCCTCGAATCAGATGAAGCTCCGGCCGCCTTCACGGGTTGGACCATCCCCGTGGATTATCAGCCGGTCCACGACCTGTTTCGCCGTCTTGAGCTGCCGCCCTACAGCCGTGATTCACAGATGACACCCGTGGAAATGGTTCGACGCTATTGGCCGTGGCTGCTGGGCCTGCTTCTGTCGGCGGTATGGATGGTGTGGCATACCGCTCGGGTGGAGCAGCAGGTGCGGGTTCGCACTGCCCAGCTTTCTGCGGCCAACGAACGGTTGAAACAGGCGATGCAGGAACAGGCAGCGGCGGAGAGGGTTATCCGCCAGCGGGAGGCGGAATTGGCCCACGCAGCGCGGGTGAATACCGTGGGTGAACTCGCGGCCGGAATGGCCCATGAAGTCAACCAGCCGCTGGCGGCCATCGGCAACTACGCCGAAGGGTGTCTGGTACGATTGCGACAACAGGAAGCCGCACCGGAGTTGATCGATGCACTGCGGGAGATCGACACTCAAGCGGCCCGCGCAGGGGCCATTGTTCACCGGCTGCGTAGTTTTCTTCGCAAGGAGGAGCCAAGACCCGTACCGATCGATTTGAATGATGCGGTAATCGAGGCGGTTTCACTGTTTGCGCCGGAGGCGCATCGGCATCACGTGGCTTTGCGGACCGTTCTGGCGCCGTCGCTGCCACGGGTATGCGGTGAATCGATTCAGCTCGAGCAGGTCGTTTTGAATTTGATGCGCAATGCACTGGAGGTGCTGGAGGAGGCCGAGTGCGAGCGGAGGGAGATCGAGGTCATCTCCGCCCGCGTAGCCGATGGTGTTCGCGTTACGGTGATGGACTCCGGTCCCGGCCTGAGTGAAGAAGCGCGGCAGCATCTGTTCGAGCCGTTCTTTACCACCAAGCCGCAAGGCATGGGTCTGGGCCTTTCCATTAGCCGCAGTATTATCGAGGCGCACGGTGGTGGGCTGGCGGTGGCCGATGCCCCGAACGGTGGTGCTGCCCTGGAATTCACGCTGCCCGTGGCGAAAGACGATCATGAACTTTGA
- a CDS encoding phosphate-starvation-inducible PsiE family protein has protein sequence MKINRRREDTEENDHASLTTDQQDPLIKVLHQVISYAVRALSVLMALVILWGVVDVVYVLYQRLVQPPLLMLEIQDLLATFGAFLAVLIAIEIFINITLYLRDDVIHVKLVIATALMAVARKVIVFDYQILDPGYIWATGALLIALGITYWLVAWKHPRKVLLRQEYEDEPRDR, from the coding sequence ATGAAAATCAATCGTCGCCGGGAAGATACCGAAGAAAACGATCACGCTTCACTGACCACTGACCAACAGGATCCCCTGATCAAGGTACTGCATCAGGTAATCAGCTATGCGGTACGCGCCCTCTCGGTACTCATGGCGCTGGTGATCCTGTGGGGGGTTGTCGACGTGGTGTATGTGCTTTATCAGCGGCTGGTCCAGCCACCCTTGCTCATGCTGGAAATCCAGGACCTGTTAGCAACATTTGGTGCCTTTCTGGCCGTACTCATCGCCATCGAGATCTTCATCAACATCACGCTCTACCTGCGTGACGATGTCATCCACGTCAAGCTGGTGATTGCCACCGCACTGATGGCGGTGGCACGAAAAGTCATCGTCTTCGACTACCAGATACTGGATCCGGGGTATATCTGGGCAACCGGTGCATTACTGATTGCACTGGGTATCACCTACTGGCTGGTTGCCTGGAAACACCCCCGGAAAGTGCTACTGCGACAAGAGTACGAGGATGAGCCCCGGGATCGATAA
- the nrfD gene encoding NrfD/PsrC family molybdoenzyme membrane anchor subunit, whose amino-acid sequence MNPEVLQLTGFSQQPAWLPWAVQYFFIIGLSVGAFLITLPAYVLRWSSDQRAARAALLVALTTGLAAPVALLADLHQPDRFWHFYAFGQGSSWMAWGSFFLPAYVGLLTLYGWLALRPELAQRARDPGPVGRLAGLLAGSGVALPRARRSVGWVTAIAAALVALYTGAEVAVVAARPLWHSALLPVVYLTTGIAGGAGLALLFAGRFETPRRTLFRWLWAALALTGLAVFAWMLGLSGSGTAHALLRLATEYRPMPFGLWLLVGLLLPLVLAWFHRAPIAAGLLAIAGAWMWRWEIFMAGQGIPKNDAGFYGVHLPLGPEGLLGIVGTLGLWVLIALALTALLRPTANVQG is encoded by the coding sequence ATGAATCCCGAAGTGCTCCAGTTGACCGGTTTCAGTCAGCAACCCGCCTGGTTGCCCTGGGCCGTACAGTACTTCTTCATCATCGGCCTCAGTGTCGGTGCCTTTCTGATTACACTGCCGGCCTACGTGCTGCGATGGTCGTCTGATCAACGGGCAGCCAGAGCCGCGCTGCTGGTTGCCCTGACCACTGGTCTGGCGGCGCCGGTTGCGCTCCTCGCCGACCTGCATCAGCCGGATCGGTTCTGGCATTTCTACGCCTTCGGGCAGGGCAGTTCCTGGATGGCGTGGGGATCGTTTTTCCTGCCGGCTTATGTCGGACTGCTGACTCTCTACGGCTGGCTGGCCCTGCGGCCGGAGCTGGCTCAACGGGCCCGGGATCCTGGTCCGGTTGGTCGCCTTGCCGGACTGCTGGCAGGCTCCGGGGTCGCATTGCCACGCGCACGGCGTAGTGTGGGCTGGGTGACTGCAATCGCTGCAGCCCTGGTAGCTCTCTATACCGGGGCGGAAGTGGCGGTGGTTGCAGCCCGACCCCTTTGGCATTCGGCGCTGCTGCCGGTGGTCTATCTCACCACCGGGATCGCCGGCGGTGCCGGGCTGGCACTGCTGTTTGCCGGCCGCTTCGAGACACCGAGACGGACGCTTTTTCGCTGGCTATGGGCTGCTCTGGCGCTTACCGGTCTTGCGGTATTCGCCTGGATGTTGGGGCTCAGCGGTAGCGGTACGGCTCACGCGCTGTTGCGACTCGCTACCGAATACCGCCCGATGCCCTTCGGACTCTGGCTGCTGGTCGGTCTACTGCTGCCGCTGGTGCTGGCCTGGTTCCATCGTGCGCCGATAGCGGCGGGCCTGCTGGCGATTGCCGGCGCCTGGATGTGGCGCTGGGAGATCTTCATGGCCGGACAAGGTATTCCGAAGAACGACGCCGGATTTTATGGCGTTCATCTGCCGCTCGGGCCCGAAGGGCTGCTGGGTATCGTCGGTACGCTTGGATTATGGGTGCTGATCGCGCTGGCGTTGACCGCGCTGCTGCGTCCCACCGCTAATGTACAAGGTTGA
- a CDS encoding response regulator transcription factor: protein MNFEPTLFVVDDDEAMRRSLKWLLETLRLPLQTFGSAEAFLEGYRGEPGVLILDVRMPGMSGLELLERLAESHPSLPAILLTAHGDVPMAVRAMRVGAFDFVQKPYNGQALLERVQAATGEARRRHQRQDERDSAAARLESLTPRECEVLELVAAGEPNKRIARELGISLRTVEVHRHNLMEKLDAHSVGDVIRLYLSATNGTP from the coding sequence ATGAACTTTGAGCCGACGCTATTCGTAGTGGATGATGACGAGGCCATGCGCCGTTCGTTGAAATGGTTGCTGGAGACGCTACGGCTCCCGCTGCAGACTTTCGGCTCTGCCGAGGCTTTTCTGGAGGGTTACCGGGGTGAACCGGGAGTTCTGATCCTGGATGTGCGCATGCCGGGAATGAGTGGGCTGGAATTGCTGGAGCGGTTGGCCGAAAGTCATCCCTCCCTGCCGGCAATCCTGCTAACAGCCCACGGTGATGTGCCGATGGCGGTGCGGGCCATGCGTGTCGGGGCCTTCGATTTCGTACAGAAGCCCTACAATGGTCAGGCACTTCTCGAGCGGGTACAGGCGGCGACAGGAGAGGCCCGGCGTCGGCACCAGCGGCAGGACGAACGCGATTCGGCCGCTGCCCGGCTGGAGTCGCTGACACCGCGGGAGTGCGAGGTGCTGGAGCTGGTTGCGGCTGGCGAACCAAACAAGCGTATTGCCCGGGAGCTCGGTATCAGCCTCCGGACTGTAGAGGTTCACCGTCACAATCTGATGGAAAAACTGGATGCCCATAGCGTCGGGGACGTGATTCGACTCTACCTCTCCGCCACGAATGGGACCCCTTAA
- a CDS encoding sodium-dependent transporter, giving the protein MAENRHLNSGVHRYSARRFPLANQHEFIRESRRQWSSEPAFVASMAAASVGLGNLWRFPYMMGENGGGAFVVAYLLALFVVVVPIMILEVAAGRLSQGNTVHTYRQVGRFGGVYGWFVVFITLVITSYYLVITGWTLGYTVDAVRGQTQVFDDFSAGYNSLWYFFAVAMLAGFVLVRGVKAIELLSKILMPVLLVVIVGLVIVASRTPGWGEAKDFFFQVDWRRLADGTLWAFAFGQAFYTLAIGQGYLVTYGSFIPRKTHVPRACLVVAGTETAVALLAGWMIFPFVFTFGMAPDEGSQLAFVTLPRVFDEMGSGAWLPILFFGLFFAAAFSSSLAGLKVVVAAVAEEFRLSDRAAVSIVIALMLILGSASALSFTPMEWTIAGEPVLEVLDRLAGGNVIIFSGVVGAALFCWFIPPHRIRTVLGTETRWWEWRIYLVGRYLPLVMSIWIVLTYAFAQLDLVP; this is encoded by the coding sequence GTGGCAGAAAACAGACACCTGAATTCTGGTGTCCATCGATATTCCGCGAGGAGGTTTCCCCTGGCCAATCAGCATGAATTCATTCGTGAGTCCCGCCGGCAGTGGAGTTCCGAGCCGGCCTTTGTGGCCTCCATGGCGGCCGCATCCGTCGGGCTCGGCAACCTGTGGCGATTCCCCTACATGATGGGTGAAAACGGGGGTGGCGCCTTTGTTGTTGCCTATCTGCTGGCCCTGTTTGTCGTGGTGGTGCCCATCATGATTCTGGAGGTGGCCGCCGGACGGCTTTCCCAGGGTAATACGGTGCACACCTATCGACAGGTAGGGCGCTTCGGCGGGGTATACGGCTGGTTCGTCGTGTTCATCACGTTGGTCATCACCAGCTACTACCTGGTCATTACCGGCTGGACCCTGGGTTACACGGTGGATGCCGTGCGGGGGCAGACCCAGGTCTTCGATGACTTCAGCGCCGGCTACAACTCGCTCTGGTACTTCTTCGCGGTAGCGATGCTGGCAGGATTCGTGTTGGTCCGGGGTGTCAAAGCCATTGAACTGCTGTCGAAGATCCTCATGCCGGTCCTGCTGGTAGTGATCGTCGGGCTGGTGATTGTCGCCAGCCGGACACCGGGCTGGGGTGAGGCCAAGGACTTTTTCTTCCAGGTGGACTGGCGCCGTCTCGCCGATGGCACGTTGTGGGCCTTTGCTTTCGGGCAGGCCTTTTACACGCTGGCGATTGGACAGGGTTACCTGGTCACCTACGGCAGCTTTATTCCCCGCAAGACCCACGTGCCTCGCGCCTGTCTGGTGGTTGCCGGTACGGAGACCGCCGTTGCGCTGCTGGCCGGATGGATGATCTTTCCTTTTGTCTTCACCTTCGGCATGGCGCCCGATGAGGGGAGTCAGCTGGCCTTTGTCACTTTACCGCGGGTATTCGACGAGATGGGTAGCGGTGCCTGGCTGCCGATTCTGTTTTTTGGCCTGTTCTTTGCCGCGGCGTTCAGCTCCAGTTTGGCGGGCCTGAAGGTGGTGGTGGCCGCAGTGGCCGAAGAGTTCCGGCTGAGTGACAGGGCCGCCGTCTCTATCGTGATTGCGCTGATGCTGATCCTGGGCAGTGCCTCCGCGCTCAGCTTTACCCCCATGGAGTGGACCATCGCCGGCGAACCGGTGCTTGAGGTACTGGATCGACTGGCCGGTGGTAATGTCATCATCTTTTCGGGTGTGGTCGGCGCGGCGCTGTTTTGCTGGTTCATTCCGCCGCATCGGATCCGTACCGTACTGGGCACCGAAACTCGGTGGTGGGAGTGGCGCATTTATTTGGTGGGGCGATATCTTCCGCTTGTGATGAGCATCTGGATTGTGCTGACCTACGCCTTCGCACAGCTGGATCTGGTGCCTTGA
- the dsrO gene encoding sulfate reduction electron transfer complex DsrMKJOP subunit DsrO has product MDTSRRNFFKGIAVGAAATAVAPSHAVTERPTGDSRQRWGMVIDLRRCIGCQACTVACGTENRTPLGSYRTVVSQYELSEGDRPRRAVLPRLCNHCEDPPCIPVCPVDATFQRADGIVLVDNTRCVGCGYCVQACPYDARFINAETGTADKCTFCAHRVDAGLLPACVETCVGGARVFGDLNDPDSAVSQLIAEHRVSRLNEQAGTEPQVRYIGLDGRLQNKVEGVPAPLRASLEEVMS; this is encoded by the coding sequence ATGGATACATCCCGCCGTAACTTCTTCAAAGGTATCGCCGTCGGAGCAGCGGCGACCGCCGTTGCTCCGAGCCACGCCGTCACCGAACGTCCCACAGGTGACTCCCGCCAGCGCTGGGGTATGGTCATTGACCTGCGTCGCTGCATCGGCTGTCAGGCCTGTACCGTTGCCTGTGGCACTGAAAATCGCACTCCGCTCGGTAGCTATCGCACCGTGGTCTCCCAGTATGAGCTCAGCGAGGGCGATCGGCCACGCCGCGCGGTACTGCCGCGTCTTTGCAATCATTGCGAGGACCCGCCCTGCATCCCGGTCTGCCCGGTGGATGCCACCTTTCAACGTGCCGACGGCATCGTGCTGGTGGACAACACCCGCTGCGTCGGTTGCGGCTACTGCGTTCAGGCCTGTCCCTACGATGCGCGTTTTATCAACGCAGAGACCGGCACGGCCGACAAGTGCACCTTCTGCGCCCACCGGGTCGATGCGGGACTGCTGCCGGCCTGTGTCGAGACCTGTGTCGGCGGGGCCCGCGTGTTCGGTGACCTCAATGACCCCGATAGTGCGGTCTCGCAGTTGATCGCAGAACATCGCGTCAGCCGTCTCAACGAACAGGCCGGCACCGAACCGCAGGTTCGTTATATCGGCCTGGACGGGAGGCTGCAAAACAAGGTGGAGGGAGTGCCGGCCCCGCTGCGCGCATCCCTTGAGGAGGTGATGTCATGA
- a CDS encoding TraB/GumN family protein, translated as MPTSLSQEPIRVIRRGNVEFTLLGTAHVSRASAEEVTRQLDGGQYDAVAVELCPSRHAALTTPDVWGQTNLFRLIRDGKAGMLAASLALGAYQQRLAEQFGVEPGAEMRAAVERALAHSIPVLLVDRDIGITLRRTYHGTPRSQRFTLLGGLLASVLSREKVSEEEIERLKEGDILETTFAEFTERSATLQGPLIDERDRYMAARLCEETAAGNYRRVLVVIGAGHLKGLADYLSRGEGCTDPQATIANLETLPPRARWPRVLPWVIVAVVLTGFAIGFSRSPELGGLLVWEWILINGTLSAVGTLIAGAHPLTILTAFIAAPWTSLNPMIGASMVAGAVEVWLRKPRVADFGTLRSDVTSLRGWWRNRVSRTLLVFFLAGLGSSLGTYLAGFRIYDHLLGG; from the coding sequence ATGCCTACATCCCTCAGCCAGGAACCCATCCGCGTCATCCGGCGCGGTAATGTCGAATTCACCCTGCTCGGCACTGCCCATGTCTCGCGGGCCAGCGCCGAAGAGGTCACCAGGCAGCTCGATGGAGGGCAGTATGATGCGGTGGCCGTGGAACTCTGTCCCTCCCGTCATGCGGCATTGACCACACCCGATGTCTGGGGGCAGACCAACCTCTTTCGGCTCATCCGCGACGGCAAGGCGGGGATGCTGGCCGCCTCCCTGGCTTTGGGCGCCTATCAGCAGCGTCTGGCCGAGCAGTTTGGCGTGGAACCGGGGGCGGAGATGCGGGCGGCGGTGGAGCGGGCGCTTGCCCACAGCATTCCCGTGTTGCTGGTCGATCGCGACATTGGCATCACGCTGAGGCGCACCTATCACGGTACGCCCCGCTCGCAGAGGTTTACCCTGCTGGGCGGGCTGTTGGCCAGCGTTCTTTCCCGGGAAAAGGTGAGTGAGGAAGAGATAGAACGGCTGAAAGAGGGTGATATCCTTGAAACCACTTTCGCGGAATTCACCGAGCGCTCCGCCACACTCCAGGGACCACTCATCGATGAACGCGATCGCTACATGGCAGCCCGCCTGTGCGAAGAAACCGCTGCGGGGAATTACCGCCGGGTACTGGTAGTAATCGGGGCCGGTCACTTAAAGGGACTTGCCGATTATCTCTCACGGGGTGAAGGATGTACCGATCCGCAGGCGACAATCGCAAACCTGGAAACCCTCCCGCCGCGTGCACGCTGGCCGCGCGTGCTGCCCTGGGTCATTGTTGCGGTCGTACTGACCGGCTTTGCCATCGGTTTTTCGCGCAGTCCGGAACTCGGTGGACTACTGGTATGGGAATGGATCCTCATCAACGGCACGCTGTCGGCCGTCGGCACCCTGATCGCCGGCGCCCACCCGCTGACCATTCTTACCGCCTTTATCGCGGCGCCCTGGACCTCGCTCAACCCGATGATCGGTGCGAGCATGGTCGCCGGGGCCGTCGAGGTGTGGCTGCGCAAACCGCGTGTGGCCGATTTCGGCACCCTGCGCTCCGATGTCACTTCGCTCCGGGGCTGGTGGCGCAACCGCGTCTCACGAACGCTGCTGGTGTTCTTTCTGGCGGGCCTGGGCTCCTCTTTGGGAACCTACCTGGCCGGCTTCCGGATATACGACCACCTGCTCGGAGGCTGA
- a CDS encoding DUF6064 family protein, whose protein sequence is MGEWQGYRLDDLLMFTPEVYFRLFERYNGMLWPGHLVALSVAIWMFVVTRDSGLRQSRWIAGVLGAAWLFIAWAFFFRYYAEIFLAAPWFAVGFALQGLLLITAGTLGRLRFAWGTDAVGGVGAMLLFYAAVGHPLIGILSGREWEAIELFLLTPDPTAIGTLGLLLMISGRSTWMLALGPLLWCVISGATYWVMEADSGAGVIFAALVAFAAMVARSLVPRL, encoded by the coding sequence ATGGGCGAGTGGCAGGGCTACCGGTTGGACGACCTGCTGATGTTCACGCCGGAGGTCTATTTCCGGTTGTTCGAGCGCTATAACGGAATGTTGTGGCCGGGCCATTTAGTGGCTCTTTCCGTCGCGATCTGGATGTTCGTCGTCACCCGCGACAGCGGGCTGCGGCAAAGCCGCTGGATTGCCGGCGTACTCGGTGCCGCCTGGCTGTTCATTGCCTGGGCCTTCTTTTTCCGTTACTACGCCGAGATATTCCTGGCTGCACCCTGGTTTGCTGTCGGCTTCGCACTTCAGGGGCTACTGTTGATCACTGCTGGCACCCTGGGTCGGCTGCGCTTTGCCTGGGGTACGGATGCGGTCGGAGGCGTTGGAGCCATGCTGCTGTTTTATGCCGCAGTGGGCCACCCCTTGATCGGAATTTTATCGGGTCGTGAATGGGAGGCAATTGAACTGTTTCTGCTTACTCCGGACCCGACCGCTATTGGTACTCTCGGCCTTTTGTTGATGATCTCTGGCCGCAGCACTTGGATGCTGGCCCTGGGACCACTGCTGTGGTGTGTGATCAGTGGTGCCACTTATTGGGTCATGGAGGCGGACTCGGGTGCGGGTGTTATTTTTGCTGCGCTGGTCGCCTTCGCCGCAATGGTTGCGCGCAGCTTGGTGCCGCGCCTTTGA
- a CDS encoding aldo/keto reductase, whose translation MRLIAPLSRRRFLGALGCAIALGGISSGFGANWERPVNTKPVPGTGEPLAVIGMGTWITFNVGTDPLLRDERTEVLRTFFELGGELIDSSPMYGSAEAVLGYGLEKLGYPPDLFAATKVWTSSGAEGPSQVSESRRLWGVDRFDLLQVHNLVAWREHLETLFAMKEEGRVRYVGITTSHGRRHKDLEAIMRSQPIDFVQVTYNAVDREVESRILPLAVERNIAVIANRPYQGGSLINKVQRHPLPEWAAECGCRNWPELLLKYIVSHPVVTCVIPATTRVEHMRENMGAATGSLPDAAMRERISAYVRDL comes from the coding sequence ATGCGCTTAATCGCCCCCTTGTCACGACGACGCTTTCTCGGCGCGCTGGGTTGTGCCATCGCTCTCGGCGGGATCTCCAGCGGTTTTGGTGCCAATTGGGAACGGCCGGTAAACACCAAACCTGTCCCCGGTACGGGCGAACCGCTCGCTGTGATCGGCATGGGGACCTGGATTACCTTCAACGTCGGAACCGACCCCCTCCTGCGTGATGAGCGCACCGAGGTACTGCGCACCTTCTTTGAGCTGGGCGGTGAACTGATCGACTCCTCGCCCATGTATGGCTCGGCGGAGGCGGTGCTCGGCTATGGCCTGGAGAAGCTCGGTTATCCGCCGGACCTGTTTGCGGCTACCAAGGTGTGGACCTCATCGGGGGCCGAAGGCCCCTCTCAGGTTTCCGAGTCGCGGCGCTTGTGGGGTGTCGATCGTTTCGATCTGCTGCAGGTGCATAACCTGGTGGCCTGGCGAGAGCATCTTGAGACGCTGTTTGCCATGAAGGAGGAGGGCAGGGTCCGTTATGTTGGTATCACCACGTCCCACGGCCGCCGGCACAAGGATCTGGAGGCGATCATGCGCAGCCAGCCTATCGATTTTGTTCAGGTGACCTACAACGCCGTCGATCGTGAAGTGGAATCGCGCATCCTGCCGTTGGCAGTAGAACGCAATATCGCCGTGATTGCCAACCGTCCCTATCAAGGCGGATCGCTGATCAACAAGGTACAGCGCCATCCGCTGCCGGAGTGGGCGGCGGAGTGCGGGTGCCGCAACTGGCCGGAGCTCCTGCTCAAGTACATTGTCTCCCATCCGGTTGTCACCTGTGTCATACCCGCAACCACCCGGGTTGAACATATGCGCGAAAATATGGGTGCCGCCACCGGTTCTCTGCCCGATGCGGCGATGCGTGAGCGCATATCGGCTTACGTCCGGGATCTGTGA